The nucleotide sequence CTATGGGGACGGTATTCTCTCCAGGGGAATTTCTTCCTATCTAGAGGAACATCGTTCGATACGAGGGTTCCGATTTGCCACTCCAGAGGATGGAGGAATGGGAAAAACATACGTAGAACTTTAATAAAAGTTGCTCAAGCCCTCTTTACAGAGGGTTTTTTACTGAGTATACTAATTTAGTAATTTACTAAAGGATTCAGTATGAACAAGAAACATCTTAGAGCCCTTTATGAGGAGCAAAAACCACCAATGGGAGTATTTCGATTGGTCGATAGCAGTACAGCACAGGAGTACCTAGGGGTGAACAGCAATATCCAAGCGACCAAGAACTCACTCTTTTTCCGACTTTCTGTTGGTGCTTTGGCAAACTATCCATCATTACAGGATAGCTATGACAAGCATGGGCCTTCCATTCTGGAGTTTTCCATTTTGGAAGAGCTGGATTATCAAGAGGATATTTCTGATTATCGAGCAGACCTTCAAAACCTGCTCGCCATAATTAAACAAAACTATATATGCGCTAAGGAGATAAAAGTATGAAGATACCTACTAGTTTAAAGCACAAGCCAGTTATCGTGGTACCGAATTATGAACATGTTGATGGAAAACAGGCAAATGAAAGTGATGCCAAAGGTCTCTCGATTGGATTGGCTCAGTGGAATGATCGGGGCAGTGTGGAAGCATCAGCAAAGGTGTGGCGTTATACTGGTGAGAAATGGTCACGCCAGAGTGAAGAACTTCCCCTTACCCGTGCACTTGACTTGGCGATTCTGATATGTAGGACCAATCTGTATTTTCAGGATGCCTATCGATTTCCAAAATTCTACGATCCGGATCAACAGACAATTGACCGTATTGGGCTGCAAGGGGATGCTATGAGCGTTGAGGTTTGTACTGATAATCCTATGATTGACACTGATATCCGTCTGCTTAATGATGCCCTATCCCAGGAAGGTGAACGGCTTGGTGAGCGGTTTCGTGTGCTTGCAGATATGTTGAAGCAGATGGGGTACTGAGACAGCTTGCACCCAGCTATACTGGGTGTTACCATGAAAACATGAGGGAGGCTCTATGTCAGACTATATGAATGGAACAGGTATTCAGTATCATTTGCATATCAAAGAGGGCGATGTAGGAAGATATGTTATCCTTCCCGGGGATCCGAAGCGGGTGCCACTGATTGCAAAGTATCTTGATGATGCGTCTCTGGTGGCTGACAGCAGAGAATATGTTACCTATACAGGCTTCCTGGATGGGGAGAAGGTATCGGTTACCTCTACCGGTATTGGAGGCCCTTCGGCTTCCATTGCAATGGAAGAACTCTTCAAATGCGGAAGTGATACGTTCATCCGTATGGGTACCTGTGGTGGTATCGCCTTGGAGGTAATGGGCGGCGATGTCGTGATCGCTACCGCTGCAGTAAGAATGGAAGGAACCAGCAGGGAGTATGCACCTATAGAGTTTCCCGCTGCAGCAAACTTCGAGGTTGTATCAGCTTTGAAAGAGGCTGCTGACCAACTTGGGAAGAAGAGTCACCTGGGAGTCGTACAGTGTAAGGACTCTTTCTACGGTCAGCATGATCCTTCCCTGATGCCGGTCAGCTATGATTTGATAAACAAATGGGAAGCTTGGAAACGTCTTGGTGTCTTGGCAAGCGAGATGGAGAGTGCTGCTCTCTTCGTGGTTGCTGCACACTTGGGTGTTCGCTGTGGTAGTGATTTCTTCGTGGTGGGTAATCAGGAGCGTGAACTTCTGGGTATGGAGAACCCTAAGCTTCACGATACAGAAGATGCCATACGGGTAACAATCCAAGGGGTTCGGAATCTGATCAAAAAAGACAAGGCGAAGACGAGCAAACCCTAGCATGTTTCTTTACCTGCAAAATTGCTTCCAAACTGAAAGGCAGGACATTTGTTCCTGCCTTTCCCAGCTCACAGAAACAGTGACTTGCATGGTAGAGTTCATAGGTTCCTGAGAAGGGGTAGTGTTTTCCTCTTGCTCCCAAGGTACCGAAGAGTGGAAGCAGATGGGTGGGATCCACTGCAATGAGATTGTTCATGGTATAGGGAAAAGAGAGCAGCAAATCAATTGAATGGGGTAATAGTAGGTAATCGAGAATGCACCCACCCGAATTTGAAACTTTCAAGTAGTAGTGTGCAAGCAGTCGATAGGCATCCTGTGCATTGCTGAAGAGCCTTGTGGTACTATGTTTCTGAATTCTCCCGTACATGATATTCCTCCTTATGTTTCATTAAGAGGGACATCAAGAGATATGCTTCAATAAAGCAATTTTCCTTGCGTTACCAGTAGTGTTTCTTGTGCAGCGAGCAGTCCATCCAAGTCATCATCCTCATCAGCGGTCACCAATACCCTGATGGTAAATACTTCCAGACCAATATGCTCATATGCTTCCTGGAGAGCTGTATGCTCAAATGTTCCAAGATCAAGACGAAACCGTATAGATCGTATATCTTCTGCCAAATGTTCGCTGGTAATCAGATGTACCATCCCATTATGAAGATTCTCAATACAGAGAATCCCCCGTTTGGCTTCGTTGGTGTAAAGATGGGCGTGTCGCGTATGCATATCCATGGCTACATCCTAGCAAAAATAAGGGGAAGGGTATAGAATTGCGGTGATTTCTTTTGGCTGTAAGGGGACAAAAATAGCCGGATGGACAAAAATTGATAAATAGGTTGAAATTTTATGTTCATTGCACGATAATTCCCTAAAGTTTGGCATTATTTGCGTATTAAGGCACAATCCAAACATTTCGTGACCTATTGGAACTCAAGGACAAGGTAGGAATTCAGATGGCTCAACAGATTCAAGATTTGGTTGCTTCCATCCGTAAGGATGGGATAGAGGCTGCCCAGAAAGAGGCTGATCAGATTATTGCTGATGCAAAGGCTGATGCTGCAGCATTGGTGGAAAAGGCCCGCAAAGAGGCTGCTCGGGAAATAGAGAAGGCTCACAAAGAGATACAGACGCGGGACCAGAGTGCAATCAGCAGTCTTCAGCAGGCTAGCAGGGATGTACTGCTTTCCCTGAAGAAGGCCATTCAAGCAGAATTGGACAGGATTCTTGCAACTGATATTGAGAAAGCCTATTCCAGCAAGGAACTTGTCAATGTGATTATTAAGGTTGTTTCCTCCCTTTCCGATATTGGGGAAAAAGAACTACAGCTGAGCAAGAAAGATTTCGATCAGCTTGCAACATCCCTGAAAAAGGAACTTGGTGATGAACTCAAGAAAGGTCTTGAGATCAAGGCAGTTCCTTCCGCGAGATCTGGGTTCAGGGTGAGTGAGAAGGATGGTTCGGCATTCTACGATTTCAGTGCAGAGGAGACTGCGGAACTGCTACGTCCGTTCCTCTCTCCTTCCATCCAGGACATCGTTTTCAAAGCGGAACAATAAGGAGTTGTCGTGGCTTCCTACTATTATTTGGTAGCAACGTTACCTTCCTTACGGTATGACGGAGTGCTTCCCTTCACAACTGATACCTTTCTGTCGCTTTGCAAGAATCAGGTATGCAGTGCACATTACCTCCTTTTAGAGCAGGCGATTACTGGTGTAGCATCCTCGCATCATTTTCTTTCCCAGTACCAACATTTTGCAGGTATGGTGAAAAAGGAGTTGACTGAGGCAAGAAGCAGGAAACTTTCTCTCTCTGACCCTACCTACCGAAATGATGGGGACAAAGAAGCCAAAATCAGTGATACTGTACGTCAGGCTCTCTCCAGTGATGACGTATTACAAGCTGAAATGTTGCTGATCAGACTACATTGGAGCTACCTGGATGACCTAAGTGCTCTTCATACATTTGATATTGAAGGGTTGCTTTCGTATGTGTTGAAACTGAAAATGTTGCAAAGAAAAAGTCTTTTTTCCCGAGAGGAAGGAAATGCTGAGTTCAAGCGTCTCTTTTCCAATATTCAGACTGAGATTGAGAACAATTAGTGGAGTTGGATATGGCAAATACAAGTGGGCGTGTCTTAGGCGTCAACGGGAATATGGTAACCGTCGAGTTCGACAGTGCTATTGCAAAGAATGAAGTCGGATATATCCATGTTGGTGAAGATCGCCTCAAGGGTGAGGTAATCCGCATCAATGGGAATACCGCTTCCCTGCAGGTTTTCGAAATGACTGGTGGAATCCGCGTTGGGGATACCGTTGAGTTCTCCGGTGAGATGTTGAGTGTTGCCTTGGGACCAGGGCTCTTGCAGCAGATCTATGATGGTTTACAGAACCCCCTTCCTGAACTCGCAAAACAGTGTGGGTTCTTTCTCCAACGTGGGGTGTATCTTGATGCAATTCCCAACAATGATTGGGAGTTCACTCCTGTTGCGAAGGTGGGAGACAGACTCCGCCCCGGCGATACATTCGGTACTGTTCCAGAAGGCCTGTTCACCCATCAAATCATGATCCCATTTAATCTTGCAGACACAGATTGGAAGGTTGTAAGCATCAACGAAAAGGGTAGTTATAGTGTACGTGATACCATTTGTACTGTAGAGGATACAAAAGGTAACAAGAAAGAACTTTCCATGATCTTCACCTGGCCGGTCAAGAAAGCAATCAAACTGTATGAGGAGCGTCTACGCCCCGATGAAACTTTGGTCACCAAAATTAGGATCATCGATACCTTCCTACCTGTCGCAAAGGGCGGTACCTACTGTACTCCTGGTCCCTTTGGTGCAGGAAAGACTGTTCTCCAGCATATGACCAGTCGTAATGCAGATGTGGATATCGTAATTATTGCTGCATGTGGAGAAAGAGCCGGTGAGGTAGTTGAGGTGCTCAAGGAGTTCCCTGAGCTTGTTGATCCGAAGACCGGTCGTTCTTTGATGGAACGTACCATCATCATCTGTAATACCTCTTCCATGCCGGTAGCAAGCCGTGAGGCTTCCGTATACACCGCTGTGACACTCGCTGAGTACTACAGACAGATGGGACTCAGTGTCCTGCTCTTGGCTGACTCCACCAGTCGTTGGGCGCAGGCAATGCGTGAGATGAGTGGTCGTCTTGAAGAGATTCCTGGTGAAGAAGCATTCCCAGCTTATCTTGAGAGCCGTATTGCAGAATTCTATGAGAGAGCTGGAAAGGTACGTCTACGTGATGGTCGTATCGGCTCGGTAACCATTGGAGGAACCGTCAGTCCTGCTGGTGGCAACTTCGAGGAGCCGGTAACCCAAGCTACACTCAAGGTTGTTGGAGCTTTCCATGGCTTGAGCCGTGAACGTAGTGATGCACGCAAATATCCTGCAATCGATCCGCTCACTTCCTGGTCGAAATATGAGGGTATCATCAAACAGGCAAAGGTTGAGTATGCCCGCAATATCCTGAGAAGGGGTAATGAGGTCAACCAGATGATGAAAGTTGTTGGTGAAGAGGGAACCTCGGTTTCAGACTATATCACCTATCAGAAAAGTGAGTTGATCGATGCTTTCTACTTACAGCAGAACTCCTTTGACCCAGTCGATGCTTCGGTCCCACCTGAAAGACAGAAACATACCTTCGAGGTACTGTTCAAGGTGCTTGCGACTGAGTTTGATCTAGAAGATAAGAAACATGTGCGTTCTTTCTTTAACACGCTTAGACAGAAGTTCCTTGACTGGAACAATGTTGAAACGAAGAGCGAGCGCTTCACACAGATAGAAGGGGAGATTCTTGCCCTGTACCAGGGGAAACAACGTAGTGTTGATCCTGATGCTGAGCAGTTGATCTAAGGGGTTGCAGATGCAGAAAGTCTATTCAAAAATTGAATCCATTGTAGGAAACGTCATCACCGTGCGTGCCGTTGGGGTAAGCAACAGTGAACTTGCCATTGTCACCACTGAAGGTGAACAGAGTTATGCGAGTGTCATCAAGCTTGATGATGATCTGGTCTCTTTGCAGGTATTCAGCGGTGCACAGGGAATATCCACCGGTGATCAGGTGCGATTCCTTGGCGTTCCGATGCGTGTCTCATATACTGAGAACCTTCTCGGTCGTGTATTTGATGGTACCGGCAATCCTCGTGACAATGGACCTTCACTATCAGACAATATGATTGATATCGGTGGTCCTGCGGTAAATCCTGCAAAGCGTATCATTCCTCGTAACATGATCAGAACGGGTATCCCGATGATTGATGTGTTCAATACCTTGGTTGAGAGTCAGAAACTTCCCATTTTCAGTGTCAGTGGTGAGCCTTACAACCCACTGCTTGCGAGAATTGCCATGCAGGCTGAAGTTGACCTGATCGTTCTTGGAGGCATGGGCCTCAAGTACGATGACTATCTCTTTTTCAAGGATACTTTGGAGAGTAGTGGTGCAATGAGTCGAACGATCATGTTCATTCACACTGCAAGTGATCCAACAGTTGAATGTATGTTGGTCCCTGATATGGCTCTTGCTGTTGCTGAGCGTTTTGCACAGGATGGCAAGAAGGTACTTGTACTCCTTACCGATATGACCAACTTTGCTGACTCCATGAAAGAGATGGCCATTACCATGGATCAAGTTCCTTCGAACAGAGGTTATCCCGGTGACCTCTATAGTTCCCTTGCTTCTCGTTATGAGAAGGCAGTTGACTTTGAGGGTGCAGGATCTGTAACCATTCTTGCGGTAACCACCATGCCTGGTGATGATGTTACGCACCCGGTTCCTGATAATACCGGGTATATCACCGAAGGTCAGTACTATCTGAAGGGTGGAAGAATCGAGCCATTTGGGTCGTTGAGTCGACTCAAGCAGCAGGTCAACAAGGACACCAGAGATGACCATCGTGCTTTGATGGATGGTATGATCAAACTGTATGCATCATACAAGGAGTCACTGGAAAAGAAATCCATGGGCTTCAATATGACCGATTGGGATGAGAAACTGCTCAAGTATGGTCGATTGTTTGAAAGCAAATTGATGGATTTGAGTGTAAATATCCCTCTTGAGGGAGCACTGGACTTGGGATGGGAGATTCTCAGTGACTGTTTCGAGCCAAATGAAACAGGATTGAAGAGTGATTTGATTCTGAGTCGCTGGCCCAAGAAGTTGAAAGACTAAGGAGTCGAGATGGCCGTCAAACTGACCAAGAACGAACAGAAACTCCAAAAGGACAGATTGAAGCAATACCAACGGTATCTGCCGACACTACAACTGAAAAAACAACAGTTGCAGATGGTAATCAGGCAAATTTCTGCTGAGGTGGCTTCACTGAAGAAAAAGCAGGAGGCGCTCGTTCAGGACATGCAGACGTGGATTGCTGTGTATCATGAGAATACCGCATTCGCTTCTGAACTGAAGGTTGAAAAGCTCATCAAGATAGACAAGGTGGTTAAAGCAAAAGGCAATATTGCCGGTGTGACCATTCCTGTATTCAAGGAACTGACCTTTGTTCCCATATCCTATAACCTTGCTGACTATCCTCTTTGGGTGGACAAGGGATTGGAGAGCCTTCGTGACTTGGCGCGTTATGATGCCTTGATCGCAACACTGGAACAACAGGTGAGACTCCTTGAAAAGGAGTTGAGAACCACCAGTCAACGGGTGAATCTTTTCGAGAAGGTGAAGATACCTGAGGCAAAGGATAATATCCGTCGGATTGCCATTTACCTGGGTGATCAGCAGACTGCTGCTGTAGTTCGTGGTAAGATCGCCAAGAAAAAGCTGATGCAGGGGGCATGAGATGATTGTACCAATGAAAAAGGCCTACATCGTCGTTCAGGCACATAATGGCCGTACCATGCTCAGGGATCTCAGAAAAGGTGGTCTGCTCCATATAACCAAAGAACAGGTCCAGACTCAAAAGATTGAACAGCTCCAAAAGCGTTATGACCAAATATACGGCTTACGGAATGTCATTCTTGATCTACAAGACAAAAAGCATATGCCTTCCCAGAGTGAGGTCTCTGATGAAGTATTTTATGAGATTCTTGAACGCTATCAAGGACTTTTAGAGACAAGAGATACCCTCAAAGAGGAAATCAAGGCTGACTCAGCACAGATTGAAGAGCTGAAGGAGTGGGGTGATTTCGACCCTGAGGAAGTGAGACAGCTGTCCCGTGAAGGGATTGCGTTGCATTTCTATACCCTTTCCAAGAAGGACTTGAAGAATCTGGATTCTTCAATCCAATATCTTGAGCTCTCTCCTGTTGCCGGACAGATGGCTATTGCAACCATAGGGGAAATACTCGACGCATCAGTTCCAGCCAAACCCTTTACACTTAGTGAACATGGTCTTGGCTTTCTACAGCACAGGAAGGATTCAGATGAGAGTCGCCTAAAGGATGTAGTCAACTCTCTCAAGGAGGCAGGTACCTATCTTGATGCTTTTTCCTTCCAATTGAATAAGCTTGAGATGGCCATGCGCTTTGAGGAGGTTGGGGAACAGCTTGAAGGGGGAGAGGATCTGGTTTGGCTGTCGGGTTATCTTCCAGAGACGAAGGCCAACGACTTCACATCCCTTGCCAAGCAGAAGGGTTGGGCTTATCAGTTGGATGAAGTCAATGAAGAAGATACTCCACCAACCTTGATCAAGTATCCAAAGGGAGTGGGAATCATCAAGCCCGTGTTTGATATTCTGGGAACTGTTCCAGGTTATCGTGAGAATGATGTCAGTACCTGGTTTCTGTTGTTCTTCACCTTGTTTTTTGCGATGATCATCGGTGATGCGGGCTATGGTACAATTTTCTTGGCAACAGCCGTGCTATTGCATGCAAAAGCAAAGAAAGCCAATACCATGGTCATGCTGCTCTATGTGCTAAGTATTGCAACAATTATATGGGGATCCTTGACAGGCACCTGGTTCGGATCGAAGGAAATCCTTTTGGCA is from uncultured Sphaerochaeta sp. and encodes:
- a CDS encoding GIY-YIG nuclease family protein; translation: MNKKHLRALYEEQKPPMGVFRLVDSSTAQEYLGVNSNIQATKNSLFFRLSVGALANYPSLQDSYDKHGPSILEFSILEELDYQEDISDYRADLQNLLAIIKQNYICAKEIKV
- a CDS encoding V-type ATP synthase subunit D, producing MAVKLTKNEQKLQKDRLKQYQRYLPTLQLKKQQLQMVIRQISAEVASLKKKQEALVQDMQTWIAVYHENTAFASELKVEKLIKIDKVVKAKGNIAGVTIPVFKELTFVPISYNLADYPLWVDKGLESLRDLARYDALIATLEQQVRLLEKELRTTSQRVNLFEKVKIPEAKDNIRRIAIYLGDQQTAAVVRGKIAKKKLMQGA
- a CDS encoding ATPase, with translation MIVPMKKAYIVVQAHNGRTMLRDLRKGGLLHITKEQVQTQKIEQLQKRYDQIYGLRNVILDLQDKKHMPSQSEVSDEVFYEILERYQGLLETRDTLKEEIKADSAQIEELKEWGDFDPEEVRQLSREGIALHFYTLSKKDLKNLDSSIQYLELSPVAGQMAIATIGEILDASVPAKPFTLSEHGLGFLQHRKDSDESRLKDVVNSLKEAGTYLDAFSFQLNKLEMAMRFEEVGEQLEGGEDLVWLSGYLPETKANDFTSLAKQKGWAYQLDEVNEEDTPPTLIKYPKGVGIIKPVFDILGTVPGYRENDVSTWFLLFFTLFFAMIIGDAGYGTIFLATAVLLHAKAKKANTMVMLLYVLSIATIIWGSLTGTWFGSKEILLAVPFLQTLVIPSISNYPELFGLSASTAQNTVMKFCFIIGTVQLSLACILNVIHKIPKKDLSFVADIGWLMDILALYFVVLQLVIGEPANLTYVASVVGLGFLLVVVFGSQGPGIKFGKGLSSGLGGFFTTFLNTISAFSNIMSYIRLFAVGMASVAIAQSFNSMAGGMLSGFALVAGILVLVIGHSLNIVMGLLSVVVHGVRLNLLEFSGQLGMEWTGIAYEPFTQTVEEN
- a CDS encoding DUF2764 family protein, which encodes MASYYYLVATLPSLRYDGVLPFTTDTFLSLCKNQVCSAHYLLLEQAITGVASSHHFLSQYQHFAGMVKKELTEARSRKLSLSDPTYRNDGDKEAKISDTVRQALSSDDVLQAEMLLIRLHWSYLDDLSALHTFDIEGLLSYVLKLKMLQRKSLFSREEGNAEFKRLFSNIQTEIENN
- a CDS encoding V-type ATP synthase subunit E codes for the protein MAQQIQDLVASIRKDGIEAAQKEADQIIADAKADAAALVEKARKEAAREIEKAHKEIQTRDQSAISSLQQASRDVLLSLKKAIQAELDRILATDIEKAYSSKELVNVIIKVVSSLSDIGEKELQLSKKDFDQLATSLKKELGDELKKGLEIKAVPSARSGFRVSEKDGSAFYDFSAEETAELLRPFLSPSIQDIVFKAEQ
- a CDS encoding V-type ATP synthase subunit A; translated protein: MANTSGRVLGVNGNMVTVEFDSAIAKNEVGYIHVGEDRLKGEVIRINGNTASLQVFEMTGGIRVGDTVEFSGEMLSVALGPGLLQQIYDGLQNPLPELAKQCGFFLQRGVYLDAIPNNDWEFTPVAKVGDRLRPGDTFGTVPEGLFTHQIMIPFNLADTDWKVVSINEKGSYSVRDTICTVEDTKGNKKELSMIFTWPVKKAIKLYEERLRPDETLVTKIRIIDTFLPVAKGGTYCTPGPFGAGKTVLQHMTSRNADVDIVIIAACGERAGEVVEVLKEFPELVDPKTGRSLMERTIIICNTSSMPVASREASVYTAVTLAEYYRQMGLSVLLLADSTSRWAQAMREMSGRLEEIPGEEAFPAYLESRIAEFYERAGKVRLRDGRIGSVTIGGTVSPAGGNFEEPVTQATLKVVGAFHGLSRERSDARKYPAIDPLTSWSKYEGIIKQAKVEYARNILRRGNEVNQMMKVVGEEGTSVSDYITYQKSELIDAFYLQQNSFDPVDASVPPERQKHTFEVLFKVLATEFDLEDKKHVRSFFNTLRQKFLDWNNVETKSERFTQIEGEILALYQGKQRSVDPDAEQLI
- the udp gene encoding uridine phosphorylase, producing the protein MSDYMNGTGIQYHLHIKEGDVGRYVILPGDPKRVPLIAKYLDDASLVADSREYVTYTGFLDGEKVSVTSTGIGGPSASIAMEELFKCGSDTFIRMGTCGGIALEVMGGDVVIATAAVRMEGTSREYAPIEFPAAANFEVVSALKEAADQLGKKSHLGVVQCKDSFYGQHDPSLMPVSYDLINKWEAWKRLGVLASEMESAALFVVAAHLGVRCGSDFFVVGNQERELLGMENPKLHDTEDAIRVTIQGVRNLIKKDKAKTSKP
- a CDS encoding DUF6530 family protein, which encodes MKIPTSLKHKPVIVVPNYEHVDGKQANESDAKGLSIGLAQWNDRGSVEASAKVWRYTGEKWSRQSEELPLTRALDLAILICRTNLYFQDAYRFPKFYDPDQQTIDRIGLQGDAMSVEVCTDNPMIDTDIRLLNDALSQEGERLGERFRVLADMLKQMGY
- a CDS encoding V-type ATP synthase subunit B, which produces MQKVYSKIESIVGNVITVRAVGVSNSELAIVTTEGEQSYASVIKLDDDLVSLQVFSGAQGISTGDQVRFLGVPMRVSYTENLLGRVFDGTGNPRDNGPSLSDNMIDIGGPAVNPAKRIIPRNMIRTGIPMIDVFNTLVESQKLPIFSVSGEPYNPLLARIAMQAEVDLIVLGGMGLKYDDYLFFKDTLESSGAMSRTIMFIHTASDPTVECMLVPDMALAVAERFAQDGKKVLVLLTDMTNFADSMKEMAITMDQVPSNRGYPGDLYSSLASRYEKAVDFEGAGSVTILAVTTMPGDDVTHPVPDNTGYITEGQYYLKGGRIEPFGSLSRLKQQVNKDTRDDHRALMDGMIKLYASYKESLEKKSMGFNMTDWDEKLLKYGRLFESKLMDLSVNIPLEGALDLGWEILSDCFEPNETGLKSDLILSRWPKKLKD